One window of the Zea mays cultivar B73 chromosome 3, Zm-B73-REFERENCE-NAM-5.0, whole genome shotgun sequence genome contains the following:
- the LOC100280234 gene encoding uncharacterized protein isoform X3 — MPRANEMFRADSRMMVVFGALTSKPEQLTFEETLRFVKKVKARDYMLYLSLFDILGRMELSQLDAYRELLFGNHPDLCEELEKFRPPVPTKQAANNIWPWVIVCAVPLVAVSLIPALGNPVLWFVQQTVGEKMAA, encoded by the exons ATGCCAAGAGCAAATGAGATGTTCAGGGCAGATTCTAGAATGATGGTGGTTTTTGGTGCCTTGACATCGAAACCAGAGCAGCTGACATTCGAAGAAACCCTCAGATTTGTCAAGAAAGTGAAG GCCCGCGATTACATGCTATACCTGTCATTGTTCGACATTCTTGGCAGAATGGAACTATCCCAGCTCGATGCCTACCGAGAG CTGCTGTTTGGAAACCACCCGGATCTGTGCGAAGAGCTCGAGAAGTTCAGGCCACCGGTGCCTACAAAGCAGGCAGCAAACAACATCTGGCCCTGGGTCATTGTTTGCGCCGTCCCGTTGGTTGCGGTCAGCCTGATCCCGGCGCTCGGAAACCCAGTGCTGTGGTTCGTTCAGCAAACTGTCGGCGAGAAAATGGCCGCCTGA
- the LOC100280234 gene encoding uncharacterized protein isoform X4 translates to MPRANEMFRADSRMMVVFGALTSKPEQLTFEETLRFVKKVKLQLLFGNHPDLCEELEKFRPPVPTKQAANNIWPWVIVCAVPLVAVSLIPALGNPVLWFVQQTVGEKMAA, encoded by the exons ATGCCAAGAGCAAATGAGATGTTCAGGGCAGATTCTAGAATGATGGTGGTTTTTGGTGCCTTGACATCGAAACCAGAGCAGCTGACATTCGAAGAAACCCTCAGATTTGTCAAGAAAGTGAAG TTACAGCTGCTGTTTGGAAACCACCCGGATCTGTGCGAAGAGCTCGAGAAGTTCAGGCCACCGGTGCCTACAAAGCAGGCAGCAAACAACATCTGGCCCTGGGTCATTGTTTGCGCCGTCCCGTTGGTTGCGGTCAGCCTGATCCCGGCGCTCGGAAACCCAGTGCTGTGGTTCGTTCAGCAAACTGTCGGCGAGAAAATGGCCGCCTGA
- the LOC100280234 gene encoding uncharacterized protein isoform X1 translates to MQRYIGKRDCTKRTFDRETQFKTSAGLSYSCSHDLCFTGPRLHAIPVIVRHSWQNGTIPARCLPRVTAAVWKPPGSVRRAREVQATGAYKAGSKQHLALGHCLRRPVGCGQPDPGARKPSAVVRSANCRRENGRLIEETTAVHMRAADERAGLLSFAPWQLAIESALSLYMCVYMLE, encoded by the exons ATGCAAAGGTACATAGGGAAGAGAGACTGTACAAAGAGAACTTTTGACCGTGAAACTCAATTCAAAACTTCTGCTGGTCTCAGTTACTCGTGCTCTCATGACCTTTGCTTCACAGGCCCGCGATTACATGCTATACCTGTCATTGTTCGACATTCTTGGCAGAATGGAACTATCCCAGCTCGATGCCTACCGAGAG TTACAGCTGCTGTTTGGAAACCACCCGGATCTGTGCGAAGAGCTCGAGAAGTTCAGGCCACCGGTGCCTACAAAGCAGGCAGCAAACAACATCTGGCCCTGGGTCATTGTTTGCGCCGTCCCGTTGGTTGCGGTCAGCCTGATCCCGGCGCTCGGAAACCCAGTGCTGTGGTTCGTTCAGCAAACTGTCGGCGAGAAAATGGCCGCCTGATTGAAGAAACCACTGCAGTACATATGCGTGCAGCGGATGAGCGTGCGGGCCTCCTGTCATTTGCGCCATGGCAACTGGCAATCGAATCAGCATTGTCTTTATATATGTGTGTATATATGTTAGAGTAG
- the LOC100280234 gene encoding uncharacterized protein isoform X2, translating to MPRANEMFRADSRMMVVFGALTSKPEQLTFEETLRFVKKVKARDYMLYLSLFDILGRMELSQLDAYRELQLLFGNHPDLCEELEKFRPPVPTKQAANNIWPWVIVCAVPLVAVSLIPALGNPVLWFVQQTVGEKMAA from the exons ATGCCAAGAGCAAATGAGATGTTCAGGGCAGATTCTAGAATGATGGTGGTTTTTGGTGCCTTGACATCGAAACCAGAGCAGCTGACATTCGAAGAAACCCTCAGATTTGTCAAGAAAGTGAAG GCCCGCGATTACATGCTATACCTGTCATTGTTCGACATTCTTGGCAGAATGGAACTATCCCAGCTCGATGCCTACCGAGAG TTACAGCTGCTGTTTGGAAACCACCCGGATCTGTGCGAAGAGCTCGAGAAGTTCAGGCCACCGGTGCCTACAAAGCAGGCAGCAAACAACATCTGGCCCTGGGTCATTGTTTGCGCCGTCCCGTTGGTTGCGGTCAGCCTGATCCCGGCGCTCGGAAACCCAGTGCTGTGGTTCGTTCAGCAAACTGTCGGCGAGAAAATGGCCGCCTGA